A stretch of Halanaerobiaceae bacterium ANBcell28 DNA encodes these proteins:
- the floA gene encoding flotillin-like protein FloA (flotillin-like protein involved in membrane lipid rafts): MELIIVVAALLLVIVLPLFLYFIPVTLWISAFAAGVKVGFFNLIGMRLRRVPPAIIVRPMIKSTKAGLRLSSDELEAHFLAGGNVDRVVDALIAAQRAKIELVFKTAAAIDLAGRDVLKAVQMSVNPKVIQTPVVAAVAMDGIQVMATARVTVRANIDRLVGGAGEETILARVGEGIVTTVGSAKTHKKVLENPDLISETVLAKGLDSGTAYEILSIDIADVDVGKNIGAQLQIDQAEADKEIAQAKAEERRAMAVAQEQEMKAKVQEMRAKVVESEAEVPKAMAEALRDGKLGVMDYMNLKNIQADTDMRDNISNIGKDGNDKRSSKKE; encoded by the coding sequence ATGGAATTAATTATTGTTGTAGCAGCACTGTTGTTGGTTATTGTCCTGCCTCTTTTTCTTTATTTTATTCCAGTTACTTTATGGATATCAGCATTTGCAGCTGGCGTAAAGGTTGGTTTTTTTAATCTTATAGGAATGCGTTTAAGGAGAGTACCTCCTGCTATAATTGTTAGACCAATGATTAAATCAACTAAGGCTGGACTTAGATTAAGTAGTGATGAATTGGAAGCACATTTTTTAGCTGGTGGTAATGTTGATAGAGTGGTAGATGCATTAATTGCGGCTCAGAGGGCTAAGATAGAGTTGGTGTTTAAGACTGCAGCAGCTATTGACTTAGCAGGTAGAGATGTTCTCAAAGCTGTACAAATGAGTGTTAACCCTAAAGTTATTCAAACTCCGGTTGTGGCAGCTGTAGCAATGGATGGTATCCAGGTTATGGCTACAGCAAGGGTTACAGTTAGAGCCAATATTGATCGACTTGTTGGTGGTGCTGGTGAGGAGACAATTTTAGCTAGAGTTGGAGAAGGTATTGTTACAACAGTAGGTTCTGCTAAAACACATAAAAAAGTACTTGAGAATCCTGATTTGATTTCTGAGACTGTTTTGGCAAAAGGATTAGATTCTGGTACGGCTTATGAGATATTATCTATTGACATTGCAGATGTAGATGTAGGTAAAAATATCGGTGCACAGTTACAGATAGATCAAGCTGAGGCAGATAAAGAAATTGCTCAGGCGAAAGCTGAAGAAAGAAGAGCAATGGCCGTTGCTCAAGAACAAGAAATGAAAGCTAAAGTTCAAGAAATGAGAGCAAAAGTTGTAGAATCAGAAGCAGAAGTTCCTAAGGCTATGGCAGAGGCTTTGCGTGATGGTAAATTAGGAGTTATGGACTATATGAATCTAAAAAATATCCAGGCTGATACAGATATGCGTGATAATATATCTAATATTGGTAAAGATGGAAATGACAAACGTAGTAGTAAAAAAGAGTAG